The Oculatellaceae cyanobacterium genome contains a region encoding:
- the recO gene encoding DNA repair protein RecO, protein MSRTYKVTGINLKGMPLGEADRLLTILTKELGLIRVVAPGARKHNSKLGGRSGLFVVNELLIAKGRSLDKITQAETVESYPGLSKDLGKLAASQYLAEIVVSQALSEQPQAELYAVLNEHLRRIEQFPRQTSASTASSLLPYLSHGVFHLLALAGIAPQVHACCLTKDPLTPNFTDPNWRVGFSLEVGGTISLLALNSQSNSTNTANANRSVSDKTPNSAPAQPKLHSKLNALELTLFQQLATPDLNYLETFLPTQELTSSHSPTVDTAWESVERILRQYTQYHLGHPIRSATLMDACFSG, encoded by the coding sequence ATGAGTAGAACTTATAAAGTTACTGGAATCAATCTCAAGGGTATGCCACTGGGTGAGGCTGATCGATTGCTGACGATTTTAACAAAAGAGTTGGGTTTAATCCGAGTAGTAGCACCAGGCGCACGTAAACACAATTCCAAGTTGGGTGGTAGAAGTGGGTTGTTTGTTGTCAACGAGTTACTGATCGCTAAAGGGCGATCGCTCGATAAAATTACCCAAGCAGAAACTGTAGAATCTTACCCAGGTCTAAGCAAAGACTTGGGTAAACTAGCAGCTAGCCAATACCTAGCAGAAATTGTTGTGTCTCAAGCATTAAGTGAGCAACCACAAGCAGAACTTTATGCTGTGTTAAACGAACATCTGCGACGCATAGAACAGTTCCCTCGGCAAACCTCAGCATCTACGGCATCTTCTCTCTTACCTTACTTATCCCACGGTGTTTTTCACCTACTAGCTTTAGCAGGTATTGCCCCCCAAGTTCATGCCTGTTGCCTGACAAAAGACCCACTAACACCAAATTTTACAGATCCCAACTGGCGCGTTGGCTTTAGTTTAGAAGTTGGAGGAACTATCAGTTTATTAGCCTTAAACAGCCAATCAAATTCTACCAATACTGCAAATGCTAATCGTAGCGTTAGCGACAAAACTCCCAACTCTGCACCAGCACAGCCAAAACTACATTCTAAATTAAACGCCCTTGAATTAACGCTGTTCCAGCAACTAGCAACCCCAGATCTCAACTATCTAGAAACATTTTTACCAACTCAAGAATTAACCTCATCGCACTCTCCAACAGTTGATACTGCTTGGGAGAGTGTCGAGCGAATTTTGCGTCAATATACCCAGTATCATCTAGGTCATCCAATTCGTTCAGCTACTTTGATGGATGCCTGTTTTTCAGGGTAG
- the secG gene encoding preprotein translocase subunit SecG: MTLVNIIQTIWVISALALSVLVLLHSPKGDGIGGIGGQAQLFTSAKSAETALNRITWTFSVVFLGLTVVLSAGWLNR; this comes from the coding sequence ATGACTCTTGTTAACATCATCCAAACTATCTGGGTAATATCTGCCTTAGCGTTAAGTGTTTTAGTGTTACTACACAGCCCTAAAGGAGATGGAATCGGCGGTATTGGTGGACAAGCGCAGTTATTTACTAGCGCCAAAAGTGCAGAAACCGCTCTTAATCGTATTACATGGACTTTCAGCGTAGTTTTTCTTGGTTTAACTGTAGTTTTAAGTGCAGGTTGGTTAAATCGCTAA
- a CDS encoding glycosyltransferase family 4 protein, producing the protein MHIAWLGKKTPFCGNVTYSREVTNALLKRGHEVSFLHFALAEQEEEIWPGCSEVSLPFLYKSQVYTIPTLKARKILVRSLRKRKPDLVHASLTLSPLDFLLPEICEELNLPLVATFHTPFDGKIRNLKSGTQLLSYQLYAPFLAKYDQVIIFSEVQRELLIKLGVAPEKVSVIPNGVDAQKYCPAPANSPVFSKLRAEFNAQHIFVYQGRIATEKNVEALLRAWKQADMGMGCKLLIVGDGPLKPSLEQFYGEEHGIIWLGAITDENRRIEILQGADVFILPSLVEGLSLSLLEGMACGAACVATDAGADGEVLEDEAGVVLNTQGVAGQLRTLLPQLRDHKAWRKILGENARKRVEQRYTLDSNINSVEKLYLNLKLPKPIATGVA; encoded by the coding sequence ATGCATATCGCCTGGCTTGGAAAAAAAACACCATTTTGCGGTAACGTCACCTACAGCCGAGAAGTGACCAATGCTTTATTAAAGCGGGGTCATGAGGTTAGTTTCCTCCACTTTGCCCTGGCAGAGCAAGAGGAAGAAATTTGGCCTGGTTGTAGCGAAGTGTCTTTACCTTTTTTATATAAATCGCAGGTTTACACGATTCCGACGCTAAAAGCGAGGAAGATATTAGTGCGATCGCTTCGTAAGCGTAAGCCAGATCTAGTACACGCCTCCTTGACTTTATCGCCCTTAGACTTCCTGCTACCAGAAATTTGTGAAGAACTAAATTTACCCCTGGTTGCTACGTTCCACACCCCCTTTGATGGCAAAATTCGCAATCTTAAATCAGGAACTCAACTTTTGAGTTACCAGCTTTACGCGCCTTTTCTCGCAAAATATGACCAAGTAATTATTTTTTCGGAAGTGCAGCGAGAATTATTAATTAAACTCGGTGTTGCACCAGAAAAAGTTTCTGTCATTCCTAATGGAGTAGATGCCCAAAAATATTGTCCTGCTCCAGCTAATTCTCCAGTTTTTTCTAAACTCAGGGCAGAATTTAACGCTCAACATATCTTTGTTTACCAAGGTCGCATCGCTACAGAAAAAAATGTCGAGGCGTTGCTGCGTGCTTGGAAACAAGCAGATATGGGTATGGGATGTAAGTTACTGATTGTCGGCGATGGCCCATTAAAGCCTTCTTTAGAACAGTTTTATGGTGAGGAACACGGAATCATCTGGTTAGGAGCCATAACCGATGAGAACCGACGGATTGAAATCCTCCAAGGGGCAGATGTTTTTATTCTTCCTTCCTTAGTAGAAGGTTTATCTTTATCTCTCCTCGAAGGAATGGCTTGTGGTGCTGCTTGTGTAGCTACTGATGCTGGTGCTGATGGGGAAGTTTTAGAAGACGAGGCTGGAGTAGTTTTGAATACTCAAGGGGTTGCTGGACAGTTAAGAACTTTACTACCTCAACTGCGAGACCATAAGGCATGGAGAAAGATACTAGGAGAAAATGCCAGAAAGCGCGTCGAACAGCGCTATACCTTAGATAGCAACATTAATTCCGTGGAAAAATTATACTTAAACTTGAAATTGCCCAAACCAATAGCTACAGGTGTAGCTTAG
- a CDS encoding MFS transporter — protein MRLSESERETKYSKSNVSAGFDQTSPTDADDLIPADSAATASSQNKISDPTASLLDLTQGGEVSPSQTGGFLPVLKNRNFLALWSGQVFSQLADKVYLVLMIAIIASRFQSENQTISGWVSAIMMAFTIPAVLFGSVAGVFVDRWPKKEVLIATNVLRGIFVLSVPVLLSLSSGLNLAGLPVGFYILLGITLLVSTLTQFFAPAEQAAISMIVERRDLLSANSLYTTTMMGSLIIGFAVGEPVLAIADTVVQHLGIPWKIGKELVVGGSYVLAGLLMLLLKTGEKNVKFEGEPPHVFQDLKDGIDYLGKQPRVRGALIQLIILFSVFAAMTVLAVRMAEVIPGMKASQFGFLLAAGGLGMGCGAAILGHSGHSSSHTRLGLYGSIGTAASLVGLSVFRHHLWMTLLLLTLMGAFGAMLAIPMQTTIQAETPEEMRGKVFGLQNNAINIALTLPLALTGVAETFLGLKIVFLCLAGIILTGSLVTWYICRTKPSMSANT, from the coding sequence ATGCGACTATCTGAGTCTGAAAGAGAAACAAAATATAGTAAATCAAATGTGTCGGCAGGATTTGACCAAACTTCACCTACTGACGCTGATGATCTTATCCCTGCGGACAGTGCCGCCACTGCCAGCAGCCAAAATAAAATTTCTGACCCTACTGCAAGCCTATTAGATCTTACTCAGGGAGGCGAAGTTAGCCCTTCTCAAACAGGTGGGTTTCTGCCAGTGCTAAAAAACCGCAACTTTTTAGCGTTGTGGAGTGGTCAGGTTTTTTCGCAGTTAGCCGACAAAGTATATTTGGTACTGATGATTGCGATCATTGCTAGTCGCTTTCAATCAGAAAACCAAACGATTAGTGGCTGGGTATCTGCAATTATGATGGCGTTCACCATCCCAGCAGTGCTGTTCGGCTCTGTTGCTGGTGTGTTTGTAGATCGATGGCCCAAAAAAGAGGTGCTAATAGCAACTAATGTGCTACGGGGCATCTTTGTATTATCCGTACCTGTCTTGCTGTCGCTGTCGTCAGGTTTGAACTTGGCAGGTTTGCCTGTAGGATTTTATATCTTATTAGGCATTACTTTACTGGTTTCTACGCTCACCCAATTTTTTGCCCCAGCAGAGCAAGCAGCCATTTCGATGATTGTAGAGCGCCGTGACCTGCTCTCAGCTAACTCTTTATACACAACAACGATGATGGGGTCGTTAATTATTGGTTTTGCGGTAGGAGAACCAGTATTAGCGATCGCAGATACCGTAGTACAACATTTAGGTATTCCCTGGAAGATTGGTAAAGAACTTGTGGTAGGTGGATCTTATGTCCTCGCAGGTTTGTTAATGCTGTTGTTGAAAACAGGGGAAAAAAATGTCAAGTTTGAAGGTGAACCACCTCATGTATTCCAAGACCTCAAAGATGGTATTGACTACCTGGGAAAACAGCCACGGGTGCGTGGAGCATTAATTCAGCTAATCATCTTATTTTCTGTATTTGCTGCCATGACTGTACTAGCTGTACGGATGGCAGAAGTAATTCCAGGTATGAAAGCATCGCAGTTTGGCTTTTTACTGGCTGCTGGTGGTCTTGGCATGGGCTGTGGAGCCGCAATTCTAGGTCATTCTGGTCATAGTTCATCTCATACCAGACTAGGCTTATATGGTTCTATAGGAACTGCTGCTTCCTTAGTTGGTCTTTCTGTATTTAGACATCATTTGTGGATGACTTTACTGTTATTAACGCTGATGGGAGCTTTTGGCGCAATGCTAGCTATTCCCATGCAGACAACTATCCAAGCAGAAACCCCTGAAGAAATGAGGGGAAAAGTGTTTGGTTTGCAAAACAACGCAATTAATATTGCTCTAACTTTGCCCCTAGCTTTAACAGGTGTAGCAGAAACTTTTTTAGGTTTAAAAATTGTTTTTCTCTGTTTAGCTGGAATTATACTTACAGGAAGTCTCGTAACCTGGTATATTTGCCGTACAAAACCAAGTATGTCAGCTAACACTTGA
- the gpmI gene encoding 2,3-bisphosphoglycerate-independent phosphoglycerate mutase has protein sequence MMAVEFEKQRAILPMAQAPVSPVVLVILDGWGYREETDGNAVAAAKTPVMDSLWAVYPRTLIHTSGKAVGLPDGQMGNSEVGHLNIGAGRVVPQELVRISDAVEDRTLLNNPALVQVCQDVKVKGSKLHLIGLCSEGGVHSHIDHLLGLLDLAQQQRITEVCIHVITDGRDTNPKDGVEAVKKIQNHIDKLGIGRIVTISGRYYAMDRDKRWDRVQRAYDVMTEDNSENHQSALEVLQASYDSGVTDEFVMPTRIAPGAVEAGDGVIFYNFRPDRSRQLSYAFVEPTFNGFERHQIQPLSFATFTQYDPSLPVLVAFEPQNLSNILGEVVAKHNLRQFRTSETEKYAHVTYFFNGGLEQPFPGEDRELVPSPMVATYDKAPAMSAAALTDVAIAAIQKRIYSLVVINYANPDMVGHTGKMEPTVTAIETVDRCLGALIETINKAGGTAIIIADHGNAEYMWDEKGNPWTAHTTNPVPFILVEGEGLKIPGYGTDVVLRTDGRLSDIAPTILEILKLPQPPEMTGNSMFIPANVEVRANRTPVRLSL, from the coding sequence ATGATGGCGGTTGAATTTGAAAAACAAAGGGCAATATTACCTATGGCGCAAGCACCTGTCTCTCCTGTGGTGCTAGTCATCTTAGACGGCTGGGGCTATCGTGAAGAAACCGATGGAAATGCCGTTGCCGCCGCCAAAACTCCCGTGATGGATAGTCTTTGGGCAGTATATCCACGCACCCTGATCCACACCTCCGGTAAAGCTGTTGGGCTACCAGATGGTCAAATGGGTAACTCAGAAGTGGGTCATCTCAACATCGGCGCAGGGCGAGTAGTTCCCCAAGAATTAGTTAGGATCTCAGACGCGGTAGAAGATAGAACGCTACTGAATAATCCTGCCCTAGTTCAAGTGTGCCAAGACGTTAAAGTTAAAGGCAGTAAGCTTCATTTAATCGGTCTTTGCTCAGAAGGCGGGGTACATTCCCATATAGACCACTTACTAGGCTTACTAGATTTAGCCCAGCAACAAAGAATTACAGAAGTTTGTATCCACGTAATTACCGATGGTCGCGACACCAACCCTAAAGATGGTGTTGAGGCAGTTAAGAAGATTCAAAACCACATCGACAAGTTGGGAATCGGGCGAATTGTCACAATTAGCGGTCGTTATTATGCGATGGATCGCGATAAGCGGTGGGATCGCGTTCAACGCGCCTACGATGTGATGACTGAAGATAATTCAGAAAATCATCAATCAGCGCTAGAAGTATTACAAGCTTCTTACGACTCAGGCGTTACAGATGAATTTGTGATGCCCACTCGAATTGCTCCTGGGGCTGTAGAAGCTGGAGATGGAGTAATCTTTTATAACTTCCGTCCTGACCGCTCAAGGCAACTAAGCTATGCCTTTGTTGAGCCTACATTTAACGGATTTGAGCGTCATCAGATTCAACCCCTCAGTTTTGCAACGTTTACTCAGTATGACCCCAGCTTGCCAGTTTTAGTGGCTTTTGAGCCTCAAAACCTGAGTAACATCTTAGGGGAAGTAGTTGCCAAGCATAATTTAAGGCAATTTCGCACTTCAGAAACCGAGAAATACGCTCACGTCACATATTTCTTCAACGGGGGGCTTGAACAGCCTTTTCCAGGAGAAGACCGCGAGTTGGTTCCCAGTCCAATGGTGGCAACCTATGACAAAGCCCCAGCAATGTCAGCAGCTGCACTTACAGATGTAGCGATCGCAGCAATTCAAAAACGCATTTACTCTTTAGTAGTAATCAATTACGCCAACCCAGATATGGTGGGTCATACAGGGAAAATGGAACCCACAGTGACAGCAATTGAAACTGTAGATCGCTGTTTGGGAGCGTTGATCGAAACTATCAATAAAGCTGGTGGTACAGCAATTATCATTGCTGACCACGGTAATGCTGAATATATGTGGGATGAAAAAGGCAACCCTTGGACAGCCCACACAACGAATCCAGTACCCTTTATCCTGGTGGAAGGGGAAGGATTAAAAATACCTGGATATGGTACAGATGTAGTTTTAAGAACTGATGGTCGTCTGTCAGATATTGCACCAACCATTCTGGAAATTTTAAAACTGCCACAACCGCCAGAAATGACTGGAAATTCCATGTTTATACCAGCTAACGTGGAAGTTCGAGCTAATCGAACTCCGGTGCGACTTTCCTTATAA
- a CDS encoding ABC-F family ATP-binding cassette domain-containing protein — MLRLEHISKIYPTGEVLKDVNWEVKPGDRIGLVGVNGAGKSTQLKIIAGEMEPTSGELIRPASLHIAYLTQEFEVDPTRTVKEEFWRAFGEANQAHEALMQVHRDLETATPEKLDQLIHKMDKLQRQFEGLNGYALEAQIDKILPELGFDLEDGDRLVSAFSGGWQMRMSLGKILLQKPDLLLLDEPTNHLDLETIEWLENYLKGLTTPMVIVSHDREFLDRLCTQIVETERGVSATYLGNYSAYLQQKAEAQEAQLSAYERQQKELEKQQAFVDRFRASATRSTQAKSREKQLDKIERIEAPTGGLRTLHFRFPPAPRSGREVVVIKDLVHTYDDKILFLGTDLLIERGDRIAFLGPNGCGKSTLLRMIMGLEPFAEGTVELGSHNVLPGYFEQNQAEALDLEKTVMETIHDEVPDWKNEEVRTLLGRFLFSGDTVYKKVVALSGGEKARLALAKMLLRPANLLILDEPTNHLDIPAKEMLEEALENYDGTAIIVSHDRYFISQVANKIVEIRDGEFRVYLGDYHYYLDKIAEEKEQAKLAAIEAEKAAKKAAKAAKQATKGK, encoded by the coding sequence ATGTTGCGGCTTGAACATATCAGTAAAATTTACCCGACTGGCGAAGTCCTCAAAGACGTTAACTGGGAAGTCAAACCAGGCGATCGCATTGGTTTAGTCGGAGTTAACGGTGCAGGTAAATCCACCCAACTCAAAATTATTGCTGGAGAAATGGAACCAACTAGCGGCGAATTAATCCGTCCTGCTAGTTTACATATAGCTTACCTCACTCAAGAATTTGAAGTAGACCCTACCCGCACTGTTAAAGAAGAATTTTGGCGGGCTTTTGGGGAAGCAAACCAAGCGCATGAAGCGTTGATGCAAGTGCATCGGGATCTGGAAACTGCCACACCGGAAAAATTAGATCAGCTAATCCACAAGATGGATAAGTTGCAAAGGCAGTTTGAGGGGTTGAATGGTTACGCCTTAGAAGCACAAATTGACAAAATTCTGCCAGAACTAGGGTTTGACCTAGAAGATGGCGATCGCCTTGTTAGTGCTTTTAGTGGCGGCTGGCAAATGCGGATGAGTTTGGGTAAAATTTTGCTGCAAAAACCCGACTTATTACTATTAGACGAACCTACAAACCATCTAGACCTAGAAACTATTGAGTGGTTAGAAAATTACCTTAAAGGTTTAACTACTCCAATGGTAATAGTTTCCCATGACCGAGAGTTTTTAGATCGACTTTGTACCCAAATTGTAGAAACAGAACGTGGTGTATCTGCAACTTATTTAGGTAACTACTCTGCTTATTTACAACAAAAAGCTGAAGCGCAAGAAGCGCAACTTAGTGCGTACGAACGTCAGCAAAAAGAATTAGAAAAACAGCAAGCATTTGTTGATCGCTTCCGTGCTAGTGCTACCCGCAGTACGCAAGCAAAAAGCCGTGAAAAACAACTAGATAAAATTGAACGTATTGAAGCACCAACTGGTGGCTTAAGAACCCTGCACTTTAGATTTCCACCTGCACCTCGCAGTGGACGTGAGGTAGTGGTAATTAAAGATTTGGTGCATACTTACGATGACAAAATTCTGTTTTTAGGGACAGATTTACTAATTGAACGTGGCGATCGCATTGCCTTCCTTGGGCCTAACGGGTGCGGCAAATCAACTTTGCTACGTATGATTATGGGTTTGGAACCATTCGCAGAAGGCACAGTTGAATTAGGCAGCCATAACGTACTTCCTGGGTATTTTGAGCAAAATCAAGCCGAAGCATTAGATTTAGAAAAAACAGTCATGGAAACAATTCATGATGAAGTTCCTGACTGGAAAAATGAAGAAGTTCGTACTTTATTAGGAAGGTTTCTATTTAGTGGAGATACCGTATATAAAAAAGTTGTGGCATTAAGCGGGGGAGAAAAAGCACGTTTAGCCTTGGCTAAAATGCTGTTGCGTCCAGCAAATTTACTAATTCTTGATGAACCGACAAACCATTTAGATATCCCTGCCAAAGAAATGCTAGAAGAAGCATTAGAAAATTATGATGGCACGGCGATCATAGTTTCTCACGACCGCTATTTTATCTCTCAAGTTGCCAACAAAATTGTGGAAATTCGCGATGGCGAATTCAGGGTTTATCTTGGTGATTATCACTACTACCTAGATAAAATCGCTGAGGAAAAAGAACAAGCGAAATTAGCTGCGATCGAGGCGGAGAAAGCTGCTAAAAAAGCTGCTAAAGCCGCCAAACAAGCTACCAAGGGCAAATAA